The genomic interval GCCGGGTCGAGCTGTGAACGGCCTTGTTTCGCCCGTGGTTCCTCGTTCGCGTTGCTCACTGCAGGAACCGCGTCGAGCGTCACTCCAGCAGTTCTGGGAACTGCCGTTCGACGTACGGGCCGAGAGGGTCCGAGTCCGCCCAGAGCGCCTCGAAGAGGTCGCGTCCCCACCGGACCGCTGACTCGGTCTCGGAGACGAACAGCGCGGTCGTGCCAGCGACCGAACCGCGTTCGAACGGGTGAGTTCTCCCAGTCCCGTCGTGTCGGTCCGTCCCACCCCCGCTCACTGTGGGCAGCTCGAACTTCAGTTTCTCGTCGGTGACGACCGACGCGAACTGGCAGTCGGTCAGTCGGAGGGCAGCCGGCTCCATGTTGTTCAGCTCTTCGCGGCGGCCGTCCCGGTACCGCCGTAAGCTGACGTCGAGTGCCTCCCGGGTCACCAGCAAGCGCGTCTCCGGGTGTCTCGGGATTGCCTCCTGGTGACGCCGCGAATAATACGGCGTCGTAACCTCACAGTGGTCGGCCGATTCGAGCATGCCGACGGCGACATCCTCACACCTGTTGGGTTCCTGAGGGACGTCGCGGACGACCTCGTACTCCCCGACCTCCGGCAGTCGGCGCCGGAACGCAGGCGGGATAACGTCGATCTGGTGGTTCTTCCAGAACGCCGGGTCCGTCGCGCGAAACTCCTCCGAAGAGAGCCACTCGGAGACGCTGTCGGCGACGAGATGTCCGTGCGCAGTGAGTTCCCATCCCCCGTCGTCTTCGGTGAGCAGACCGCGGCTCCTGAGCGTCGAGAGCGCGTCGTAGACCGCGGAGTCGCTCGCGTCGATCCCGGCCAG from Halomicroarcula saliterrae carries:
- a CDS encoding helix-turn-helix transcriptional regulator, coding for MPSQSQNEFVLTSSVRTEIVLRVSERTTPTDALLAGIDASDSAVYDALSTLRSRGLLTEDDGGWELTAHGHLVADSVSEWLSSEEFRATDPAFWKNHQIDVIPPAFRRRLPEVGEYEVVRDVPQEPNRCEDVAVGMLESADHCEVTTPYYSRRHQEAIPRHPETRLLVTREALDVSLRRYRDGRREELNNMEPAALRLTDCQFASVVTDEKLKFELPTVSGGGTDRHDGTGRTHPFERGSVAGTTALFVSETESAVRWGRDLFEALWADSDPLGPYVERQFPELLE